The Amblyomma americanum isolate KBUSLIRL-KWMA chromosome 6, ASM5285725v1, whole genome shotgun sequence genome has a window encoding:
- the LOC144136480 gene encoding uncharacterized protein LOC144136480 isoform X5: MLRLQLFRPDPGMNGDLSNDTQDSATSQDTGDLGQDEDSMDSEKALNLIKKSARSGLFHEVDDEQLEAKMAPGSGKASASAAANGQAGTGPVAGMLAASTPAPSVPPSALVTTTAAAALAAAAAAGQLSLNQLMVAGAQGQQPSLLMQAGLAQQLQHVGKLPTASGLPGLPVSSQELQQLQQQLQQHQQNLQNQMGQFVFLQPGQLPANVQAQLFLQNQGLLQQGLMQQSLQNLQLQASQALPPGVLSSQAAATVAAAAAAAAQQQLHQLQQQHHQQQQQRQQQQQQQEHQGHNRALHQSPHNMAHIQHKQAPTGPHQVKSRPAEPSPEEMTDLEELEQFAKTFKQRRIKLGFTQGDVGLAMGKLYGNDFSQTTISRFEALNLSFKNMCKLKPLLQRWLEDADASLNNPAALANAHTTPESIGRRRKKRTSIETSVRVALEKAFVQNPKPTSEEIAVLAEGLSMEKEVVRVWFCNRRQKEKRINPPPGGAAAGASPPPPGLHLSSPPPLPPLGALHSPASLASNASTPSPPHAPTPTAAHPPRPLPPPPHAHSPPALIKTE, from the exons ATCCAGGGATGAACGGTGACCTCTCGAACGACACACAAGACAGTGCAACTAGTCAAGACACGGGCGACCTGGGTCAGGATGAAGACAGTATGGACTCCGAGAAAGCCCTCAATCTC ATCAAGAAGTCAGCGCGGTCGGGCCTCTTCCACGAGGTGGACGACGAGCAGCTGGAAGCGAAGATGGCGCCGGGCAGCggcaaggcgtcggcgtcggcggcggccAACGGCCAGGCGGGAACGGGGCCCGTCGCCGGAATGCTGGCGGCCTCGACTCCGGCACCTTCGGTGCCCCCGTCCGCGCTGGTGACCACCACGGCGGCCGCGgcactggccgcggcggccgccgccggaCAGCTCTCGCTCAACCAG CTGATGGTGGCTGGAGCtcagggccagcagccgagccttCTTATGCAGGCTGGATTGGCTCAGCAGTTGCAGCATGTAGGCAAG TTGCCAACGGCTTCGGGTCTTCCTGGTCTTCCTGTCAGTAGCCAGGAGCTCCAGCAGCTACAACAGCAActccagcagcaccagcaaaacCTTCAAAATCAAATGGGCCAGTTTGTGTTTTTGCAGCCGGGACAGCTGCCAGCGAATGTACAAGCGCAACTCTTTCTGCAGAACCAG GGTCTCCTCCAGCAGGGCCTGATGCAGCAGAGCCTGCAGAACCTGCAGCTGCAGGCCAGCCAGGCGCTGCCCCCTGGGGTGCTCTCGTCGCAAGCggcagccaccgtggcggctgccgctgccgctgccgctcagcagcagctgcaccagcttcagcagcaacaccaccaacagcaacagcagcggcagcagcagcaacagcaacaggagCACCAGGGGCACAACCGGGCATTGCACCAGTCGCCACACAACATggctcacattcagcacaag CAAGCGCCGACAGGTCCTCACCAAGTCAAATCGAGACCAGCGGAGCCAAGTCCAGAGGAAATGACGGACTTGGAAGAGCTCGAGCAGTTTGCCAAAACGTTCAAGCAAAGGCGGATCAAGCTCG GTTTCACACAGGGAGATGTGGGCCTGGCTATGGGAAAGCTGTACGGCAATGACTTCAGCCAGACCACCATCTCCCGGTTCGAGGCGCTCAACCTGAGCTTCAAGAACATGTGCAAGCTGAAGCCGCTGCTGCAGCGATGGCTTGAGGACGCGGACGCCTCGCTCAACAACCCGGCTGCCCTCGCCAACGCCCACACCACGCCGGAGTCGATCGGCCGGCGCCGCAAGAAGCGCACCAGCATCGAGACGAGCGTGCGTGTGGCGCTCGAGAAGGCATTCGTGCAGAACCCCAAGCCCACGTCGGAGGAGATCGCTGTGCTGGCCGAGGGCCTCTCCATGGAGAAGGAGGTGGTCCGCGTCTGGTTCTGCAACCGGCGCCAGAAGGAGAAGCGCATCAACCCGCCCCCAGGGGGCGCCGCGGCGGGGGCCTCGCCACCACCTCCGGGACTGCACCTGAGCagcccgccgccgctgccgccactggGCGCCCTCCACTCGCCGGCGTCGCTCGCGAGCAACGCGTCCACGCCGTCGCCCCCCCACGCGCCTACCCCGACCGCCGCCCATCCCCcgcggccgctgccgccgcctccaCATGCCCACTCTCCGCCAGCCCTCATCAAGACGGAGTGA
- the LOC144136480 gene encoding uncharacterized protein LOC144136480 isoform X2: MHQVRAATCCRGDPVPLDLSLLVAQLSPPESPDPGMNGDLSNDTQDSATSQDTGDLGQDEDSMDSEKALNLIKKSARSGLFHEVDDEQLEAKMAPGSGKASASAAANGQAGTGPVAGMLAASTPAPSVPPSALVTTTAAAALAAAAAAGQLSLNQLMVAGAQGQQPSLLMQAGLAQQLQHVGKLPTASGLPGLPVSSQELQQLQQQLQQHQQNLQNQMGQFVFLQPGQLPANVQAQLFLQNQGLLQQGLMQQSLQNLQLQASQALPPGVLSSQAAATVAAAAAAAAQQQLHQLQQQHHQQQQQRQQQQQQQEHQGHNRALHQSPHNMAHIQHKQAPTGPHQVKSRPAEPSPEEMTDLEELEQFAKTFKQRRIKLGFTQGDVGLAMGKLYGNDFSQTTISRFEALNLSFKNMCKLKPLLQRWLEDADASLNNPAALANAHTTPESIGRRRKKRTSIETSVRVALEKAFVQNPKPTSEEIAVLAEGLSMEKEVVRVWFCNRRQKEKRINPPPGGAAAGASPPPPGLHLSSPPPLPPLGALHSPASLASNASTPSPPHAPTPTAAHPPRPLPPPPHAHSPPALIKTE; the protein is encoded by the exons ATCCAGGGATGAACGGTGACCTCTCGAACGACACACAAGACAGTGCAACTAGTCAAGACACGGGCGACCTGGGTCAGGATGAAGACAGTATGGACTCCGAGAAAGCCCTCAATCTC ATCAAGAAGTCAGCGCGGTCGGGCCTCTTCCACGAGGTGGACGACGAGCAGCTGGAAGCGAAGATGGCGCCGGGCAGCggcaaggcgtcggcgtcggcggcggccAACGGCCAGGCGGGAACGGGGCCCGTCGCCGGAATGCTGGCGGCCTCGACTCCGGCACCTTCGGTGCCCCCGTCCGCGCTGGTGACCACCACGGCGGCCGCGgcactggccgcggcggccgccgccggaCAGCTCTCGCTCAACCAG CTGATGGTGGCTGGAGCtcagggccagcagccgagccttCTTATGCAGGCTGGATTGGCTCAGCAGTTGCAGCATGTAGGCAAG TTGCCAACGGCTTCGGGTCTTCCTGGTCTTCCTGTCAGTAGCCAGGAGCTCCAGCAGCTACAACAGCAActccagcagcaccagcaaaacCTTCAAAATCAAATGGGCCAGTTTGTGTTTTTGCAGCCGGGACAGCTGCCAGCGAATGTACAAGCGCAACTCTTTCTGCAGAACCAG GGTCTCCTCCAGCAGGGCCTGATGCAGCAGAGCCTGCAGAACCTGCAGCTGCAGGCCAGCCAGGCGCTGCCCCCTGGGGTGCTCTCGTCGCAAGCggcagccaccgtggcggctgccgctgccgctgccgctcagcagcagctgcaccagcttcagcagcaacaccaccaacagcaacagcagcggcagcagcagcaacagcaacaggagCACCAGGGGCACAACCGGGCATTGCACCAGTCGCCACACAACATggctcacattcagcacaag CAAGCGCCGACAGGTCCTCACCAAGTCAAATCGAGACCAGCGGAGCCAAGTCCAGAGGAAATGACGGACTTGGAAGAGCTCGAGCAGTTTGCCAAAACGTTCAAGCAAAGGCGGATCAAGCTCG GTTTCACACAGGGAGATGTGGGCCTGGCTATGGGAAAGCTGTACGGCAATGACTTCAGCCAGACCACCATCTCCCGGTTCGAGGCGCTCAACCTGAGCTTCAAGAACATGTGCAAGCTGAAGCCGCTGCTGCAGCGATGGCTTGAGGACGCGGACGCCTCGCTCAACAACCCGGCTGCCCTCGCCAACGCCCACACCACGCCGGAGTCGATCGGCCGGCGCCGCAAGAAGCGCACCAGCATCGAGACGAGCGTGCGTGTGGCGCTCGAGAAGGCATTCGTGCAGAACCCCAAGCCCACGTCGGAGGAGATCGCTGTGCTGGCCGAGGGCCTCTCCATGGAGAAGGAGGTGGTCCGCGTCTGGTTCTGCAACCGGCGCCAGAAGGAGAAGCGCATCAACCCGCCCCCAGGGGGCGCCGCGGCGGGGGCCTCGCCACCACCTCCGGGACTGCACCTGAGCagcccgccgccgctgccgccactggGCGCCCTCCACTCGCCGGCGTCGCTCGCGAGCAACGCGTCCACGCCGTCGCCCCCCCACGCGCCTACCCCGACCGCCGCCCATCCCCcgcggccgctgccgccgcctccaCATGCCCACTCTCCGCCAGCCCTCATCAAGACGGAGTGA